The following are from one region of the Hymenobacter sp. YIM 151858-1 genome:
- the tsaD gene encoding tRNA (adenosine(37)-N6)-threonylcarbamoyltransferase complex transferase subunit TsaD: MEHPIILAIESSCDDTGAAVMAGGKILANVVASQQVHELYGGVVPELASRAHQQHILPVVQAALQKAGVDKEQLDAVAFTQGPGLLGSLLVGGMFAKSFALALGKPLLAVNHMRAHILAHFIEEPRPEFPFLCLTVSGGHTQLVVVRSALHMEIVGQTQDDAAGEAFDKTAKLLGLPYPGGPRLDKLAQQGNPLRFPFPVNQMPGYDFSFSGVKTAVMYFLRQQTQQNPKFIEENLPDLCASIQHTILQTLMRQLRRAAADFNLTNIAIAGGVAANSGLRAELQRLAENHDWRVFIPAFQYCTDNAGMIAMAAHFQYLAGDFASQLASPDPRLKLA; encoded by the coding sequence ATGGAACACCCAATTATTCTGGCCATTGAATCGTCGTGCGACGATACGGGCGCGGCAGTAATGGCCGGGGGCAAAATTCTGGCCAACGTGGTGGCCTCGCAGCAAGTGCACGAATTGTACGGCGGCGTGGTGCCCGAACTGGCCTCGCGCGCCCACCAGCAGCATATTTTGCCGGTGGTGCAGGCCGCGCTGCAAAAAGCCGGTGTGGATAAAGAACAGCTCGATGCCGTTGCGTTTACCCAAGGGCCCGGCTTGCTGGGCTCGTTGCTGGTGGGCGGCATGTTTGCCAAAAGCTTTGCGCTGGCCCTGGGCAAGCCGCTGCTGGCCGTAAACCATATGCGTGCTCACATTCTGGCGCATTTCATCGAGGAGCCCCGGCCCGAGTTTCCGTTTCTGTGCCTTACCGTAAGCGGCGGCCACACCCAATTGGTGGTGGTGCGCAGCGCCCTGCACATGGAAATTGTTGGCCAAACCCAGGACGACGCCGCCGGCGAAGCTTTCGACAAAACGGCCAAGCTGCTGGGCCTGCCGTACCCCGGCGGACCTAGGCTCGACAAATTGGCCCAGCAAGGCAACCCGTTGCGCTTCCCGTTCCCGGTCAACCAAATGCCAGGCTACGACTTCTCGTTTTCGGGCGTGAAAACGGCCGTGATGTACTTCCTGCGCCAGCAAACGCAGCAGAACCCCAAATTCATCGAAGAAAACCTGCCCGACCTCTGCGCCAGCATTCAGCACACCATTCTGCAAACGCTGATGCGCCAGCTGCGCCGCGCCGCCGCCGATTTCAACCTCACCAACATTGCCATTGCCGGAGGCGTAGCGGCCAACTCGGGCCTGCGGGCCGAACTGCAGCGCTTGGCCGAAAACCACGACTGGCGCGTGTTCATCCCGGCTTTTCAGTACTGCACCGATAACGCCGGCATGATTGCCATGGCCGCGCACTTCCAGTACCTGGCCGGCGACTTTGCCTCCCAACTTGCCAGCCCCGACCCTAGGTTGAAGCTGGCGTAG
- a CDS encoding thioesterase family protein, protein MHNPFHPGAQKTHHYTVVPADFASFEAGNGLVHPVLSTFALGREMEWAGRLFVLEMREAGEEGIGTMLEVQHHAPAFEGEAVQVTATFAALVGRELTCTVEARVGERLVATGRTGQRIVDKAKLEARFSALREAK, encoded by the coding sequence ATGCACAACCCCTTCCACCCAGGCGCCCAGAAAACCCATCACTACACCGTCGTACCTGCCGACTTTGCCAGCTTTGAAGCTGGCAATGGGCTGGTGCACCCCGTGCTGAGCACCTTTGCCCTAGGGCGCGAAATGGAGTGGGCGGGCCGCTTGTTCGTGCTCGAGATGCGCGAAGCAGGGGAGGAGGGCATTGGCACCATGCTGGAGGTGCAGCACCACGCGCCCGCCTTTGAGGGCGAAGCCGTACAGGTTACTGCTACCTTTGCCGCCCTTGTTGGCCGCGAGCTTACCTGCACCGTAGAAGCGCGGGTGGGCGAGCGGCTGGTAGCCACGGGCCGCACCGGCCAGCGCATCGTTGACAAAGCCAAGCTCGAAGCCCGGTTTTCGGCCTTGCGCGAGGCCAAATGA